In Paramormyrops kingsleyae isolate MSU_618 chromosome 18, PKINGS_0.4, whole genome shotgun sequence, the DNA window AGCATCCGTTGAAGTGATAGCGGTAGCATCCGTTAAAGTGATAGCGGTAGCATCCGTTAAAGTGATAGCGGTAGCATCCGTTAAAGTGATAGCGGTAGCATCCGTTAAAGTCATAGCGGTAGCATCCGTTAAAGTGACAGTGGTATCATTCGTGAAAGTCATAGCGGTAGCATCCGTTAAAGTGACAGCGGTATCATTCGTTAAAGTGATAGCGGTAGCATTCGTTAAAGTGATAGCGGTAGCCCTGTTTAGAAGCAGGCATGTTCTGCCTGTAGAGTCACATGGCTTTTTTATGACGGGTCCACACTAGTACTTCTGCAGTTAGCGCTTCTTCCACACACCTCTGGGGATCTGGCTATGAATTTCCTGTGCAGACCCATCCAGGATCTACCCCAGctcagtgctgcctgggataagctccaggcccTCATGTCACTATCCAGGATAAGCAGTCGAAAGATGGATAGAccatattataataattattacttttattattattgttaattattaATCCTTTTTTAACAGCCTTTTTTGGTCTGAATTGTATCTTAAATTACTCTCCAGGAAAATAAGTAATTATTTTTCTGCTCGATTTACTCATATGGGTGGAGTGATGGCATtgggaaggttgttggttcgaatccTGTGAATTCCAGAAGTGTTTCtactccgttgggcccttgagcaaggccttcaACTTGCAATTGCTTCGccctgggtatgacattaatctacatccagccctataaaggggtcctccaacttacagggaataatATGGgcgttggtggcaggattggcactgcagccactggaaaaaactcaCATTGTTCCATTCCATTCGAACTAGTGTGGAGGTATCACCCGCTGCATGACTGCACtcgggttctcatccctgagttGGTGGGTCATGTGGTAGGTGCAGCAATATGCTGCATTAGCGTGTGCTCCGTAACTCCTTTACTCGTATGCTGTGTCCTGTGCTATAGCACACAATTTTATCTGGCAGGTACATTTGAATGCAGAAGGAACTAGGACTGCTGATTATTTGCATAGATACCGTAAAAGACAAcgtaatacatttaaaaacggCGGCAAGTGTTATTTCtacaaatataaaagtacagGGACTGCTGATATTGTCACAGTAATGACGGTGCAGCTGATATGTTTGGTTTTGTTGGAATTGCACTGGCAGTAGATTTGTAACTATGTTCCAGTTCTCCATGTGTTTACATTCTCGCTGTCTCTTCCCGCCCACTCATACCCTCCCTGTTTGTCTCCTTCtcgccgcccccccacccccaggagtGGGCCGATTCCTGTTGCAGAGGCATCCGGAGTGCTCACGTCTACATCCTCGTTTACGACATCTGCTGCTTCGACAGCTTCGAGTATGTCAAGACCATGCGGCAGCAGATACTGGAGACCAGGTAcatgccaacccccccccatcctcccccccccccccccccacatacacacacgacACACCTGCATGCCCACGATCTGTAGCCCATGTCCCATTAGCATTCAGAGGGTGTAGGAAAAAGCAGAAAGTCAGCTGCTCACAGCCCTTACTGAGGTGACGAGTCGTCGATCCCTTTTTGTTATCTGCTAATATACTGATTCCAAAAATATACCAACGCCCTATAAATAGCCACCTTTCCGTAAAAACGTTTGGAAATTTAGCTCAATTATTGCCCTGTTTCTGCACAGTAGTTTCCCCCAAACTTAGAGCTGGcagtaataatattaatttgcatttgggtatcttagatcagtgtttctcaacccagatggtccacgtttttgctccctgccggAAAGTCCACAACTTTCTTAGATTAATAGGGGACTGACATATCAGATGTGataaaagtgttcctttaacaCATGCATTTCTCGATGAAATTATGTTTCGAAAGTGCCGTAGGATTTCCTTAAGCTTCTGTGACCTTGCTGGCCTTCATATTGTCAGATTCATCTGTGGGCAAAAGATCCAGATAGAAGCGAGAATTAGTTGATAAAAACGTACAAGAGAAGTCAAAACAGATAGTCTTGATCGGTTGGGTTGAGATCTAATCTATTGAAGCTGACGAAAATGTGGCATTTTGAGAttaccttgacagaccgatTTTCCAAGCGACACATCACTCTGCACCTCGACGGCAAGTTACAGCGGTGTGAGTCAGTAGCAGCCAGGCGGCATACCGGAGATGCGTCTGTCAGGGATTCGCTGATTGATCCTTAGTGCGGTTGCTTCAACCCCATGAGCGCGGTCGCATCATCACGTAGACAGCGAGGCGGGCAGTAAGTCCCGGGGTTTTTCGTTCCTTTAAATGCACTTAATGCTGCACTTTAATTCATAGATAACCCGTCAGGCACGTCTACGCTTTCACCTCACCGTACGGAACATCGAACTAATTCAAGAGGTTTGCCGCCCGTTCAGCCGCGGACGCCTTGACAGCACTGGGGATATTCTTCTGCCTTCTCCTCAGGTCATTGTGCATGGAGTCGCGTTTGCCAGCTGCTTGCCAGCCCCATCACAGTGGCCTTGTCACACGGAGAGGCCAGGCGTCACCTCCACACCTGACAGCTGTCGGTGCCGCCATGCCCCCCCGCCAGAGCACGGGCAGATGGGGGGCGGGGAGAAGGAGTCGGAGTCTCCATGTGACAGATCTCCAGCCTTTATGCTGCCTCCACCCCTCATATACCAGAGATGCTGAGCTTAAAGGCTTATGGTCGCTGTGTACAAAGCTATCCGCATGTACATGAGTTACTGCCGTCAGAGTATGTTAATCCCAGCAGACAGAGGTTGCCCACGTTGATGGGATTTGGAGAAATTTGTACATGGAGCACTGTCTCCTTTTGGTGCCTCCCAGGGAAAAGAGAAAATTGGCAGGAGATCGCTGGCTTCTGAACATCTCCCCTGGGATTCTGGGAGAATTGTTCTCCCAAATATGGGCGTTAAAGCGAGCATGTCACCAACACTGGAAGGAGGTGGGAGCTGAGGACAGGAAGATGGGGCATGAACCCACGATGCCTGGCGGGGGGCAGGTTGGGGGGTGCAGGGTCAAGGCGGTCAATGACCACAATGAATTCCTGAAATGGTTGGATCCATTATAGCAAGTTTGTGTCTGATAATGACTCGTTAAGTGTAACTGTTATGAATTAATGAAATTCAGTGTCCTTTTTCAGTGGAGATTTTTGAATTGAGTTAATTGAATTAAAATCAGCGTCCATTCAGTGCGATTCTGTATTTTGACACATTAATTACAATGTTCTTAATGTATTTCTTATTATGAAATAATTACTTATTTGATGCTGTTGATTGGGGTGACAGTAGGTATCACTGTCGCCTCGCCCCTCCAGATTTGGGGTACAAACAGTATTGGAATTTAAGCTCACCTGCCTCTTGTGGTGAGTAATTTATGCACAGAGCGAGTAGCAAGTACAAAAAATTGAACACTGCTAGTAAAAAATTGCATGTCGGCCTACATTTATACTGAAGTAGTCCTGTTTTGCTAGTagcaaaaattctttagttccACCCCTGGGTATAAATGCTGCCTCCACGCTGTGtctatgtggagtttgcacgccccctccccccccccttgttttgGAGGTTTTCTCCAGCAGTCCAAAGTCATGCTGTCCGGCTAAATGGCTGCTAATATGGTTCTAATATGAATGTTTCTGTAGCTCAGCCTTGGGTGCCATGTTGCTGTGATAGGCTCCAGCTCCTCGTCAAGATCCTGACCAGGATACACAGTTAGGAGACGCATGGATGTTCTTAAGCGATAAATCATTATGTCTGAGTGCAATGAAGCCATTGAATGTAGGGTCTgagcagaggtgggtagttcaggtccagacagtaaaaatccagaccaagattttgtttaaaACAACCAGCATAAATAATCATAGTCACAGAATACtaaactggctggttgaaacaaattcTCAGtgtggacttttactctctgggtCCAAATTACCTACCTCTGGGTCTAAGGAGCCCAGTCTTATAATTGGCTCTGAACAGGAGAAACAATCTGACCAACGTAGGGAACTCGTTCCAGCCCCCATTTTCTTCCTTCTGTTTTTCCTCTGCTCTTGATCTACCCCAAACTCAAAACCTTCTGAACAAGATGAGAAACTCTGGTCGGGCCAAGAGCGGGGGTttaataacactaataaaagACATTGTGCCATTGATTAAACACATTTGTAACTCAGACAACGAAAACTGCTTCTAACAAACAGAAACAATGTGTAAAGAATGAAAGGACTAGTCGATATTTCCGATCAGTCGTGATCCACATTGTTGAGATGACTAATGTTCTTCGGTGAAATGTATCTGCCGGTTTCCATTGATGTTAATGACTAAGAACACACCCCCAGCATACTAACCCAGGCTGGCTAGATGCCAGCTTACTATGCCTTTTGTAGCACGAGTGTCACGGTGACTCATGCCTGCCCTCCCCAATCCCTGTCACTAGGCTGCTGGGAACGGCGGAGACCCCCATCCTGATCGTGGGCAACAAGCGGGACCTGCAGCGCGGCCGTGTCATCCCCCGGCACAACGTGTCCGACCTGGTTCGCAAGAGCTGGAAGTGCGGCTATGTGGAGTGCTCGGCCAAGTTCAACTGGCACATCCTACTGCTGTTCAGCGAGGCCGTACGTAGCGTCGGCTGCGCCCGCTGTAAGCATATCCACGCCACCATCCGCTTCCAGAGGGCACTGAGACGTGAACGCTGCGCCCTCATGTGAGCACTGGGCCTTCGAAGTGAGGGAATGACCCCAAAACTCATTACGAGATGCGACTATGATGGTCCAGGACATCACTACATTGCAACAGCCCCAACTGCTAAGCACCAAAAGTCCCACTCACTTTCTGCCCTGTATCTGTGCTGCGGAACTTTATGACAACAAAGGAAGCACAAAGGCTCATTCTCGGCGGACTCCAAGAAGTGCACAGCACCTGCCATGCCAGTGCAGTCGGCTAAATCTGCAATATCAACTCGAGAAGAAGATTTGGTATTCACTGTTACTTTGAAGATGTATTCTTTGCATATCCTTGACCAGGGTCTGCCGGGAAACAACTAGTTGTTCTCTGTCTTTTGGCTCTTTATGACGCCACTTCCTCTTCAAAGAGTTGAATAAAGTTACAGAGATGCTTATTTTCTGAAtcagacgcagactaaaatCACAGTTTCATCCAGCTCTGCaagaggtcctccaacttgcagggaaagatttgggggttggtggcaggattgacactccagccactgtaaaAACTTAGCACAGCTCTGACAAAGCTACTCTTAgtgggagtagctctgctgcagccaccAATGGGAAGCTTGCATGCATCATGAAGGGGATGAGGGAAAGCCCTCGGGGGCCTCATCCCCGGAGGAGTTGAAACCACCAGGGAGCCAATGGGACCAGACCTGTTGGGAATTGGACCTGGTGTGGTGCCGAGGCATCACCTGCTGCACGGCAGCACTTGGGTCCGAATCTGAGGCGGTCCATCCGGGTAGGCGCGtggaacgtcttgtctctccggcatgatgaccatcttcctctgctgtcggTGGAGCTTCATAAACACCGCATAACAGTGGCGGCACTCAGACCAGGAACTGGTGAGATCGCTGTAGGTGGGTACACCTATTATTGGTCTGGTTGCcttgatggctgccatactccgGGAGTTGCTGTTGCTGTGGCGGAATTACTTCTCCCGATGGTGTCCAATGTCACTCTTTTCAACAACTATATTATGAGACTCCGGCTAAGGCACTCTCCGGGTGTACACTCTGACCACAGTGAGTGCTGTCTCAatgaggtgacactcctctggtcacgggtgacttcagtgtgaccactggcactgacagggctgattatgaggattgtgtcagtCCCCACAGGTCTGGTGATTGTGTtgaaagtggctccatgttccttgactttgcaaaAAGTCAGCAGCTGTGGGtcactggatcctggttccagtGCCCTGAGCCGCATTTTATCCACAAACAGGATCTGTGATCAATTGTTTGCCTACCAGCAACCGGAGCAGCCTAGTTTTATGCCTAAGAAGTCAACCGTCtgcatcctggcactgagggttctcactGAGTGCAAACATGAATATTGGCAGagtttctttgcagcctttgttgatTTACATAAAGAGTTTGACTCTGTTGGGCAggctgccctgtgggacatcctgagacttcgcGGGATCCTCCTgaagttgctggacatcatggccggcctgtacactggtactgtgagtgccgGGCAGAGTGGAGGCAGAATCTCTGCATTCTTCCCAGTTTGTCAGgagtgtgttcttgctccttcTCTGCTTAATGCTTGCATGggctgggtgttgggcagggtcatggggtccagcagctgtggggcatctgttggtgaagaaagattcacTGATCCAACAAAAAGTCGcactggctaagggcgtctgccaaatgcagttaatgtaaatgtaatgctgTGGTCTTCGCatagtcaatggaggctctcaTCAGGGCTCTCGAGTTAATGatcgaggagtctgagtgtctgggcttGTGAGTGTAatggataaaaaccaagataTAGGCCTTCAATGACctcttgggcacagccatcagcagtgtgtctgtctgcagggaGAACGTCAACCACATCAAGAGTTTCACTTACCTTGGtagcgacattcatgtctctgatGACTCTTGCTTTGAAGTCAGTAGAGGgactgggagagcatggggATCATGAGGTTGCTGGAAAAGGGTGGCACTCCAGATGTCTTTGTAAGAAGACAaaagtccaagtctttagagtcctggtgctccctgtcttgctgtatggctgtgagacatggacgctatccagtgacctgaaatgaagactggactcctttggtactgtgtctctttggagaatccttgggtaccactggtttgactttgtgtgcGACCGAGTGGTTGCTCAGGTAGTTCccaatgaggcacattacctgcattgtgaggaaGTGCTATGGCACTACGGCTATGTTTCcgattccctgagggtgatctggctcacaggatcctcattgctgaggacccgagcagctggaccaggctAAGGGGacacccacgtaacacctggctgtggcagatagaCGGCCGTTTCTGGATGGTGGGACTGGACTGCATGTTGGCCTGGAGGGTCGCCAACCAGGATCCTGAGGTGTTTCATTGTGTGGTGGGATCGGCAACGCGCTGTACCAGTGCATGCTTCCCAACCTTGACCTGACCTGACAGTCACACCCGTCCCGCAAACATTACACCTCAGTCTAATTCACTCCTGTGTAGTCTGTGCCAGTAGCTGTGTTGTCCAGTTATCGGCGGACGTCAGAAGATTCATTAATAACTTTCAACGAGGCACAAGAAGAAGTCAGAAGAATTACTTTCTTATATTGTTCCCTCAGAAACTATATCCGTTAATTGTAACTTGGTTTGACATTTTTCATCCTCATTTTAGACTGAAAACTTCAGCCAAGGCTAATGGGTCTTTAAAGAAACACTCAGTCAGAGAACATGTTTCTGGATATCTTATTCAGCTTCGGTCCATTTTATTTTGACTTTTTGCATAACTGAGCTTCCTATGAGAGATgtattttattccattattaCATGGCTGAACATAATATGTGTTTTGACTTTAGCCCATCTGTCCTCGTCACCTAAAATATCCTCCTTGGGAGATTTTTTTGGAACTTTTTCGAGATccctggtaacactttacttgagggggcataagtaaatgttacattttttgtaCTCGCTCTGCATCTAAATTACTCACTGCAGGAAGTGAGcgacactcttacttaatgtttttattaaccagtaactaattGTTAGTTATgcactgatcccatgttcgtttATCATTAAATCATCATAATGGTTCACgaatttcatgcagttactatatttgttcgtGATTTGTagttgagtagtaactgagtaagTTATTTGTGCCACCTCAAGTATAGTGTTACCAGATCAGCTTTAtcattctgtgtgtttgtgaaacATTTCCTTCGGCATGGACTGTTTGCCTTCTTGAGTTGTTGGATGGTCAATGGAAGATGTGTATGttggaattaaaaaaatacagtttatCCTTCAGTGTAGGGGGGGCTTTTAAATTTATTGGCCTTTATTTCAGGTCCTGAATTCGGTGGGTGAAGTTCTTGGGATCTCACTGTAATGTGGCACAATCCCTCCTCGCATACAGGACAAAATGGTTCAGCGGTTTCCAAAATGTCAGGTTGATACTCTTTCACATTCATCCACATATTGATGCATGTTAGGACCTAAGAAGAATCCTTCTATTTTCTAGTTTCTGTTCctgaaataaaacacaaagCAAAGCAAATGACTAGGCCTTATATCTGATGTATGAACTGGATACAGATTACTCACTCAGGTTGATTTTCTGTTGCAGCTGTACTAGCATGCCTATTtatactgcagtttcactgtaaaTTAAACTTGGCCCACAGCTGGCTGGCTGAGTGATCTTCTGCTTGCCCCTTTCCTCCCTCCTCGTTAAATGATACCTTTTGCTACATTGCAGTTCATTGGCActtaatttcttaattttttgTATTCCTTAGCCCTTAGACTGGttattaaaatgtatgtttagTATCACAAGGTGCATAATGTTAATAAAAGGAATGTGTGAGCATCATAAAGactgttaatataatatataaagtgaTTAGTTACACACAGTGCAacatgtcctctgcatttaacccatttgtgacatagcagggggcagttaATCCAACACCCATGAAGCAGCACCTTGCTCAGAGTACTTCAGTGAttagggattcaaaccagcagtcCTTTGATCACAAgggtgcttccctaaccattaaaccACCACTACCCCAAATAGCATGCACTGCCCAGGCATCGAACCCGGGTCACAAGAATGGGAATCTTGCACGATACCACTACCCCAGCAGCATTGTGTATTGGATATACATTAAACATTAAGAGCATAGTAGAAGTTGTTTATACAAAGCTATACTTAATCATCTCCTATATTGGATACTTTTATTGTCTTCCAGTGCGATGTTCCTCAGTGGGACCTCAAACCCCTGTCtcttctgcacagtgcttcatcACAGCCTGAATGTCACCCCATACTGCATACAATGACATAGCAGATATCACCACAAGTTATTGCACTGCTAATCTGATGCAGCTCCGAGTGGCAAACGGACCTTCCTGCTGTGTGCCACATTCTGGGATAATTGCATATTTCCTGTGTAAGACAGCACAGTGTAATTAGAAGTGACCCCACCTTTAACTATTTGGAATAGGAGGTGAGGGCAGTCGACCATTGTGGTTTTATTCATTAATGCTCAGCTGCCATCCTACAGTGCCTTTGTAGCCCTGAAGAACAAAGGCAGCTTGTTGCTGGTTAGAGCTGTGAAGGTGGGGCTCTGTTGTCAATTACTGGTTTTTCCATGTCTGAGTCTGACTACCGACGATGGTACCTGTTCTAAAGGGACATTCACACTTGAAGACCTTCACTGAAGTGATCCAGGTGCGGCCAGTACTTTTCTTAGGGGTAAAGCACCAACATTTTGGTCACGTCTCCAGTTTCAGCTTCCACTTCCAGCTGTTACACTGATTTATCTCCACCTGGCACCAAGTGCAAGCAGGTCAAACTGAATTTGTACACATAAACCCAAGCCTTTGTTGTATACACTACatgtggctgcccttcacattTATTGAGTCATCCCACTAGTTCAGAAACAACTGAAAACAAACCCTGTTTTTTatagctaaattattccctatcAAATTCAAAACTGAAGATAAATTGCTCCGTGACATTATGTGTTTACTATGCCAGTCTAGCAATGTCAGTATAAGAAGACTTTCCATATGAGCACAAAACAGGCAAACTACATGTTCTTCACTTAACCACTAGACAAAAAGAATATAAGCCAGTGATTTACCCACAGTTCTCATGAACTGGTTTCCAAATAAACAGAGAAGCTATTTGGACCCTTTTCGAACAGCAAACAGCAAACTTAATTGTCACAATTCAGACCTGAAGCCTAATAAAATCTCATTGTTATGTCATCTCCATGTACTAATTAAGAATGTCCAGTTGCAACCTGAAAAGACCATTAAATGACAATATAAAGGTgtgatattttgtattttgaacCAAGCATATATTAACTGTTGagttcagatttttttaaaaaaaaaaagctagtGTTTGTATTTATGAAAATCCATTCAAATGAAGACACATTCAAGGCAAGGACTTTGATTCCCCTCGTCTCGCACAGGAAATAAAGGTGATTTACAAGCAACTGGGGAGGAAAGTGACAAAGGGAGAACGCAGCCGGCGTAGCGTGACAGGCTGCATTTCTGATCATGCTAATAATAGCCCCAGACTCTGTCTCTCCAGCATTGTGCTGCGAGATATTTATAGGTCTGCGGGCTGCAGCCGCGGCCAGCAAAGGCACAAGGTTACGGAGGCAGCGCTCGGTCCGTGCGCATCGCTAACCCGCACCCCTGCTAGCGGTAAATAAAaagaattttttaaattattaaccGGCTTGCAGAATCCCTGATACAATTtcagttttttgttgttgttgccaTTGTTACAGGGCGCGCAGTAATTGTACTAATCATTTGGAACCTTCCATAATTTGCACAAAGCCTATAATGGAAAATCAGCCTTTTCAGTGCTGGCTTTATTCACGATTTTGTCTTGGTTACATTCCCCTTGACGCCTGTCTAAATGTGGCCTC includes these proteins:
- the LOC111847837 gene encoding uncharacterized protein isoform X1, encoding MHWPAVCENREGGAGSRGRGGGRGGMPPPFKIAVLGAQGVGKTAVVRRFLHDDYSETGTPGHTRQVHLSAAVLNGHVHDLQITDYPAIPSFPGSSLQEWADSCCRGIRSAHVYILVYDICCFDSFEYVKTMRQQILETRSLCMESRLPAACQPHHSGLVTRRGQASPPHLTAVGAAMPPRQSTGRWGAGRRSRSLHVTDLQPLCCLHPSYTRDAELKGLWSLCTKLSACT
- the LOC111847837 gene encoding ras-like protein family member 10B isoform X2; the encoded protein is MHWPAVCENREGGAGSRGRGGGRGGMPPPFKIAVLGAQGVGKTAVVRRFLHDDYSETGTPGHTRQVHLSAAVLNGHVHDLQITDYPAIPSFPGSSLQEWADSCCRGIRSAHVYILVYDICCFDSFEYVKTMRQQILETRLLGTAETPILIVGNKRDLQRGRVIPRHNVSDLVRKSWKCGYVECSAKFNWHILLLFSEAVRSVGCARCKHIHATIRFQRALRRERCALM